A region from the Enterobacter roggenkampii genome encodes:
- a CDS encoding slipin family protein: MAKKITIKKGQLGLVAKAGDYYRVLEAGEHRLGWFNTDDVLVVSQDGSEVPDALADYLRRFQPDWVVRYCLAVDLTADEIGVLSNNGVLQEIVPPSTRRLYWQQDAALTLQRIDTRDVRVPVDVMNAALQPRRNGALKGRDAMLVVQVPAWHVGVVKIDGEIQALLPPGLTAYWKINHLVEAEIVDTRLQVVEVSGQEILTKDKVNLRLNLAANWRYSDVLQACGQLTKPLEHLYRELQFALREAVGTRTLDELLEDKQIIDEVVSKQVQGRLSSFGMEIASLGVKDIVLPGDMKTILSRLVEAEKSAQANVIRRREETAATRSLLNTAKVMENNPVALRLKELETLERVAERIDKISVFGGLDQVLHGLVNLKG; encoded by the coding sequence ATGGCTAAAAAAATCACGATAAAAAAAGGTCAGTTAGGACTGGTAGCAAAAGCTGGCGATTATTACCGGGTACTGGAGGCGGGTGAACACCGTCTGGGTTGGTTCAATACTGACGACGTGCTGGTGGTGAGCCAGGATGGCAGCGAGGTGCCGGATGCGCTGGCGGATTATCTGCGCCGCTTTCAGCCTGACTGGGTGGTACGTTACTGCCTGGCGGTCGACCTTACTGCGGATGAAATCGGGGTGTTATCGAACAACGGCGTATTGCAGGAAATTGTGCCGCCTTCGACTCGTCGTCTGTACTGGCAGCAGGATGCGGCGTTGACCCTGCAAAGAATTGATACCCGCGACGTGCGGGTACCGGTGGACGTGATGAATGCTGCTCTGCAACCGCGTCGCAATGGCGCGCTAAAGGGGCGCGACGCGATGCTGGTCGTACAGGTACCTGCCTGGCACGTCGGGGTGGTGAAAATCGACGGAGAAATTCAGGCACTGTTACCGCCGGGACTGACGGCTTACTGGAAAATTAACCATCTGGTTGAGGCAGAGATAGTGGATACGCGCCTTCAGGTGGTGGAAGTGAGCGGGCAGGAGATCCTGACGAAGGACAAAGTTAACCTGCGCCTGAACCTGGCGGCTAACTGGCGCTACAGCGACGTGCTGCAGGCCTGCGGGCAGCTTACGAAACCGCTGGAACATTTGTACCGCGAACTCCAGTTCGCACTGCGTGAGGCGGTCGGCACCCGCACGCTCGATGAGTTACTGGAAGATAAGCAGATCATTGACGAGGTGGTCAGCAAACAGGTGCAAGGCCGCCTGTCATCCTTTGGAATGGAAATTGCGTCGCTTGGGGTAAAAGATATTGTTTTACCTGGTGATATGAAAACGATTTTATCCCGTCTGGTAGAGGCCGAAAAATCGGCCCAGGCGAATGTTATACGCCGACGTGAAGAAACGGCGGCGACACGATCGCTGTTAAACACCGCAAAGGTGATGGAGAACAACCCGGTGGCGCTGCGTTTAAAAGAGCTGGAAACCCTGGAAAGGGTCGCGGAGCGTATCGACAAAATTTCAGTATTTGGTGGCCTGGACCAGGTATTACACGGCCTTGTTAACCTGAAAGGATAA
- a CDS encoding RtcB family protein, with protein MQQNDFELLTASNGAPIKMWTHGVPVEPEAQAQLLNTAKMPFIFKHLAVMPDVHLGKGSTIGSVIPTKGAIIPAAVGVDIGCGMIAVRTSLVAGDLPDNLSGLRSAIEQAVPHGRTNTRSRRDKGAWETPPKEVDDRWWVLAPRFKQLTDKYPQLLKTNNYQHLGTLGTGNHFIEICLDEQQRVWVMLHSGSRGVGNAIGNVFIALAQQDMQHHLGHLPDKNLAYFQEGSRHYEDYIEAVEWAQDFARHNREVMMSRVLAALSREVTKPFITQQEAVNCHHNYVQKEHHFGEEVLITRKGAVSAQKGQMGIIPGSMGAKSFIVRGLGNEQSFCSCSHGAGRVMSRTAAKKRYTLSDHIQATSHVECRKDNEVIDETPMAYKDIDAVMAAQSSLVEIVHILRQVVCVKG; from the coding sequence ATGCAACAGAATGATTTTGAATTACTGACGGCGTCAAACGGCGCCCCGATCAAAATGTGGACTCACGGTGTGCCCGTGGAACCAGAGGCACAGGCGCAGTTACTGAATACTGCAAAGATGCCGTTTATTTTCAAACACCTTGCGGTGATGCCCGACGTTCATCTCGGTAAAGGCTCAACCATCGGCAGCGTGATTCCGACCAAAGGGGCAATTATTCCTGCGGCGGTTGGCGTGGATATTGGCTGCGGGATGATTGCCGTTCGCACGTCGCTGGTGGCGGGTGATTTGCCGGATAATCTCAGCGGTTTACGTAGCGCCATTGAACAGGCAGTACCGCATGGGAGAACCAATACGCGTTCTCGACGGGATAAAGGCGCGTGGGAAACGCCACCGAAAGAAGTGGACGATCGCTGGTGGGTGCTGGCCCCACGTTTTAAACAACTCACGGATAAATACCCGCAGTTGCTGAAAACCAACAACTACCAGCATCTGGGCACGCTGGGTACCGGAAACCACTTTATTGAAATTTGCCTCGATGAGCAGCAGCGCGTCTGGGTGATGTTGCACAGCGGCTCGCGCGGCGTAGGAAACGCCATCGGTAATGTGTTTATCGCCCTGGCACAGCAGGATATGCAGCATCACCTGGGACATCTGCCGGATAAAAATCTGGCCTATTTTCAGGAGGGGAGTCGTCACTATGAGGACTACATCGAGGCGGTGGAGTGGGCGCAGGATTTTGCCCGCCACAATCGGGAAGTGATGATGTCGCGCGTGCTGGCGGCGCTCTCTCGCGAAGTGACAAAGCCCTTTATTACGCAGCAGGAGGCGGTTAACTGCCATCACAACTATGTGCAGAAAGAACATCACTTTGGGGAAGAGGTACTGATCACGCGCAAAGGTGCGGTGTCGGCGCAGAAAGGGCAGATGGGGATTATTCCGGGCTCAATGGGCGCAAAGAGCTTCATCGTGCGTGGCCTCGGCAACGAGCAAAGCTTCTGTTCCTGCAGCCACGGCGCCGGGCGAGTGATGAGCCGAACGGCGGCAAAAAAACGCTATACCCTTAGCGACCATATTCAGGCGACCTCTCACGTAGAGTGTCGCAAAGACAATGAGGTGATCGATGAAACGCCGATGGCCTATAAAGACATTGATGCCGTGATGGCCGCGCAATCGTCGCTGGTGGAGATCGTTCACATCCTGCGTCAGGTAGTGTGTGTAAAAGGATAA
- a CDS encoding DNA polymerase beta superfamily protein, translating to MSNNDVDSAMRARVCAQLRAIEQRYNVRVLYACESGSRGWGFASPDSDYDVRFLYVHRPEWYLRVEAQRDVIELPIDDELDVCGWEWRKALGLLKGANPTLIEWLDSPVVYQEDETVVAELRALIPAWFSPLRARWHYYSMARKNFRGYLQGETVRLKKYFYVLRPLLAARWVEAGKGVPPMRFDELLAGSELCAPLRAEIDALLEIKQRAGEAEYGPKRPLLHAFLQSELVRGEVPPVLPDSREGNLKDLDSLLMRTVMKS from the coding sequence ATGAGCAACAACGATGTTGATAGCGCGATGCGCGCACGTGTCTGCGCGCAACTTCGCGCTATAGAGCAGCGCTATAACGTGCGCGTGCTCTACGCCTGTGAATCGGGCAGCCGGGGATGGGGTTTTGCCTCACCGGATAGCGATTATGATGTGCGGTTTTTGTACGTTCACCGCCCAGAATGGTATTTGCGCGTCGAAGCCCAGCGGGATGTGATCGAGCTGCCGATAGATGATGAACTGGACGTTTGTGGCTGGGAATGGCGCAAGGCACTGGGCCTGCTGAAGGGGGCAAACCCGACGCTTATCGAGTGGCTGGATTCCCCTGTTGTTTATCAGGAGGATGAGACGGTAGTGGCCGAGTTGCGCGCGCTAATACCTGCGTGGTTTTCGCCATTGCGCGCCCGCTGGCATTACTACTCGATGGCCCGAAAAAACTTCCGTGGATATTTACAGGGGGAAACGGTTCGGCTGAAAAAGTACTTTTATGTTCTACGACCTTTGCTGGCGGCGCGGTGGGTAGAAGCGGGGAAAGGCGTTCCACCGATGCGTTTTGACGAACTGCTTGCCGGGAGCGAACTGTGTGCGCCGTTACGTGCGGAAATCGATGCATTGCTGGAAATAAAACAGCGCGCAGGTGAAGCGGAATATGGTCCTAAACGGCCCTTACTCCACGCTTTTTTGCAAAGTGAGCTGGTGAGAGGAGAAGTGCCGCCGGTACTACCCGACAGCAGAGAAGGAAATTTAAAAGATCTGGATTCGCTGCTGATGAGAACAGTAATGAAAAGCTAA
- the lysC gene encoding lysine-sensitive aspartokinase 3, which produces MTSFVVAKFGGTSVADYDAMNRSADVVLADPNTRLVVLSASAGVTNLLVSLSEGLEATERFVKLDALRKIQFDILERLQNPNVIREEVERLLENITTLAEAASLATSTALTDELVSHGELMSTLLFVEIMRERNVQAQWFDVRKIMRTSDRFGRAEPDVEALAELTNQQLAPRLADGIVITQGFIGSEAKGRTTTLGRGGSDYTAALLGEALHATRVDIWTDVPGIYTTDPRVVSAAKRIDVIAFEEAAEMATFGAKVLHPATLLPAVRSDIPVFVGSSKDPKAGGTLVCKKTENPPLFRALALRRRQTLVTLHSHNMLHSRGFLAEVFGILARHNISVDLITTSEVSIALTLDTTGSTSTGDTLLTQSLLIELSELCRVEVEEDLALVAIIGNKLSRACGVGKEVFGVLDPFNIRMICYGASSYNLCFLVPADQAEQVVQKLHQNLFE; this is translated from the coding sequence ATGACGAGTTTTGTGGTCGCCAAGTTTGGCGGCACCAGTGTGGCCGATTACGATGCCATGAACCGCAGCGCCGATGTGGTGCTGGCCGATCCGAATACCCGCCTGGTGGTGCTGTCTGCATCCGCCGGCGTGACGAACCTGCTGGTTTCTCTGTCTGAAGGACTGGAAGCGACAGAACGTTTCGTGAAACTGGATGCACTGCGCAAAATTCAGTTCGACATCCTTGAGCGTCTGCAGAACCCGAACGTCATCCGCGAGGAAGTGGAACGCCTGCTGGAAAACATCACCACGCTGGCAGAAGCGGCCTCTCTGGCCACCTCCACCGCCCTGACCGATGAGCTGGTCAGCCACGGTGAGCTGATGTCCACCCTGCTATTTGTGGAAATCATGCGCGAGCGTAACGTTCAGGCGCAGTGGTTTGACGTACGCAAAATCATGCGTACCAGCGACCGCTTTGGCCGCGCCGAGCCGGACGTTGAAGCGCTGGCCGAGCTGACCAATCAGCAGCTGGCCCCGCGCCTGGCAGACGGCATCGTGATCACTCAGGGCTTTATCGGCAGCGAAGCAAAGGGCCGCACCACCACGCTTGGCCGTGGCGGCAGCGACTATACCGCCGCGCTGCTGGGCGAGGCCCTGCATGCTACGCGCGTCGATATCTGGACTGACGTTCCGGGCATTTACACCACCGACCCGCGCGTTGTTTCCGCGGCGAAACGTATTGATGTGATCGCGTTTGAAGAAGCGGCGGAAATGGCCACCTTCGGCGCGAAAGTGCTGCACCCGGCCACGCTGCTGCCTGCTGTGCGCAGCGATATTCCGGTCTTCGTCGGCTCCAGTAAAGATCCAAAAGCCGGCGGCACGCTGGTCTGCAAGAAAACGGAAAACCCGCCGCTGTTCCGCGCCCTGGCCCTGCGCCGTCGCCAGACGCTGGTGACGCTCCACAGCCACAATATGCTGCACTCCCGCGGTTTCCTGGCGGAAGTGTTTGGTATTCTGGCGCGCCACAACATCTCCGTGGATCTGATCACCACCTCTGAAGTGAGCATTGCGCTGACGCTGGACACCACCGGCTCCACATCAACCGGTGACACCCTGCTGACGCAGTCGCTGCTGATTGAGCTGTCCGAGCTGTGCCGCGTGGAAGTCGAAGAAGACCTGGCGCTGGTTGCCATCATCGGCAACAAGCTGTCGCGCGCCTGCGGCGTGGGCAAAGAGGTGTTTGGCGTACTCGACCCGTTCAACATCCGCATGATTTGCTACGGTGCGTCCAGCTATAACCTCTGCTTCCTGGTGCCAGCCGATCAGGCTGAGCAGGTCGTGCAGAAACTTCATCAGAATTTGTTTGAATAA
- the pgi gene encoding glucose-6-phosphate isomerase: MKNINPTQTAAWQALQKHFDEMKDVTIADLFAKDADRFSKFSATFDDLMLVDFSKNRITEETLAKLQDLAKETELADAIKSMFSGEKINRTEDRAVLHVALRNRSNTPIIVDGKDVMPEVNAVLEKMKTFSEAIISGSWKGYTGKAITDVVNIGIGGSDLGPFMVTEALRPYKNHLNMHFVSNVDGTHIAEVLKNVNPETTLFLVASKTFTTQETMTNAHSARDWFLKTAGDNKHVAKHFAALSTNGKAVSEFGIDTANMFEFWDWVGGRYSLWSAIGLSIILSVGFDNFVELLSGAHAMDKHFSTTAPEKNLPVLLALIGIWYNNFFGAETEAILPYDQYMHRFAAYFQQGNMESNGKYVDRNGNAVDYQTGPIIWGEPGTNGQHAFYQLIHQGTKMVPCDFIAPAITHNPLSDHHPKLLSNFFAQTEALAFGKSREVVEQEYRDQGKDPATLEHVVPFKVFEGNRPTNSILLREITPFSLGALIALYEHKIFTQGAILNIFTFDQWGVELGKQLANRILPELGDDNAITSHDSSTNGLINRYKAWRA; this comes from the coding sequence ATGAAAAACATCAACCCAACGCAGACCGCTGCCTGGCAGGCACTCCAGAAACATTTTGATGAAATGAAAGACGTCACCATCGCGGACCTGTTCGCGAAAGATGCCGATCGTTTCAGCAAGTTCTCCGCGACCTTCGACGACCTGATGCTGGTGGATTTCTCTAAAAACCGCATTACCGAAGAGACGCTGGCAAAACTGCAGGATCTGGCGAAAGAGACCGAACTGGCGGACGCCATCAAATCCATGTTCTCCGGTGAGAAGATCAACCGCACCGAAGACCGTGCCGTGCTGCATGTAGCCCTGCGTAACCGTAGCAATACCCCAATCATCGTTGACGGCAAAGACGTCATGCCGGAAGTGAACGCGGTGCTGGAAAAGATGAAAACCTTCTCCGAAGCGATCATCTCCGGAAGCTGGAAAGGCTACACCGGCAAAGCGATCACCGACGTGGTTAACATCGGTATCGGCGGCTCTGACCTCGGCCCGTTCATGGTGACCGAAGCGCTGCGCCCGTACAAAAACCACCTGAATATGCACTTTGTGTCTAACGTCGATGGTACCCACATCGCCGAAGTGCTGAAAAACGTGAACCCGGAAACCACCCTTTTCCTGGTTGCGTCTAAAACCTTTACCACCCAAGAAACCATGACCAACGCCCACAGCGCGCGCGACTGGTTCCTGAAAACCGCGGGCGACAACAAGCACGTGGCGAAACACTTCGCTGCGCTGTCTACCAACGGTAAAGCCGTCAGCGAGTTCGGTATCGACACCGCGAACATGTTCGAATTCTGGGACTGGGTCGGTGGCCGCTACTCTCTGTGGTCTGCAATCGGTCTGTCTATCATCCTGTCCGTGGGCTTCGACAACTTCGTTGAGCTGCTCTCCGGCGCGCACGCGATGGACAAACACTTCTCCACCACCGCACCAGAGAAAAACCTGCCGGTGCTGCTGGCGCTGATCGGTATCTGGTACAACAACTTCTTTGGCGCTGAAACCGAAGCGATCCTGCCGTATGACCAGTACATGCACCGCTTTGCGGCTTACTTCCAGCAGGGCAACATGGAATCCAACGGTAAATACGTGGACCGTAACGGCAACGCGGTGGATTACCAGACTGGCCCAATCATCTGGGGCGAGCCGGGCACTAACGGTCAGCACGCATTCTATCAGCTGATTCACCAGGGCACCAAAATGGTACCGTGCGATTTCATCGCCCCGGCTATCACCCATAATCCGCTGTCCGACCACCATCCGAAGCTGCTGTCCAACTTCTTCGCCCAGACCGAAGCGCTGGCGTTCGGTAAATCCCGCGAGGTGGTTGAGCAGGAATACCGCGACCAGGGTAAAGATCCGGCAACGCTGGAGCACGTGGTGCCGTTCAAAGTGTTCGAAGGCAACCGTCCAACCAACTCCATCCTGCTGCGCGAAATCACGCCGTTCAGCCTTGGCGCGCTGATTGCCCTGTACGAGCACAAAATCTTCACGCAGGGCGCGATCCTGAACATCTTCACCTTTGACCAGTGGGGCGTTGAGCTGGGTAAACAGCTGGCAAACCGTATTCTGCCAGAGCTGGGTGACGATAACGCGATTACCAGCCATGACAGCTCGACCAATGGGTTGATCAACCGTTATAAAGCATGGCGTGCGTAA
- the yjbE gene encoding exopolysaccharide production protein YjbE, with protein MKKVLYGIFAISALAATSVYAAPVQVGEAAGSAATSASAGSSTAASASTVSSAVGVALAATGGGDGSNTGTTTTTTTSTQ; from the coding sequence ATGAAGAAAGTACTGTATGGCATTTTTGCCATATCTGCGCTTGCGGCGACATCTGTTTATGCAGCTCCGGTTCAGGTCGGGGAAGCGGCAGGGTCGGCTGCGACGTCTGCGTCTGCGGGGAGTTCTACCGCAGCCAGCGCCAGCACCGTAAGTTCAGCCGTGGGTGTCGCGCTGGCGGCAACCGGTGGCGGTGATGGCTCCAACACCGGAACCACGACCACCACGACAACCAGCACCCAGTAA
- a CDS encoding YjbF family lipoprotein: protein MKRPAIILICLLLQACSATTKGLGNSLWESLFGTPGVHLTDDELQNMPYASQYMQLNDGPQLFVVLAFDENGQQKWVTQDQATIVTQHGRIVKTLLGGDNLLEVNNLADDPLIKPNQIADGAGWTRTMGWTEHKQVRYATARSTFRWDGTDRVKVGSDETQVRVLDEEVTTDQATWHNRFWIDEEGQIRQSLQYLGAGFFPVKTTLIKAAKS, encoded by the coding sequence GTGAAGCGACCAGCAATCATTCTGATTTGCCTGCTGCTGCAGGCATGCTCGGCCACCACTAAAGGGCTGGGAAACTCACTGTGGGAAAGCCTGTTCGGCACACCGGGCGTGCATCTGACCGATGACGAGCTTCAGAACATGCCTTATGCCAGTCAGTACATGCAGCTTAACGATGGCCCGCAACTGTTTGTGGTGCTCGCTTTCGATGAAAACGGGCAGCAGAAATGGGTGACGCAGGATCAGGCCACCATCGTGACGCAGCATGGCCGTATCGTGAAAACCCTGTTGGGCGGCGATAACCTGCTGGAGGTGAATAATCTCGCTGACGATCCGCTGATCAAGCCGAACCAGATCGCCGACGGCGCGGGCTGGACGCGCACGATGGGCTGGACCGAACACAAACAGGTGCGTTACGCCACGGCACGCTCGACCTTCCGCTGGGACGGCACCGACAGAGTGAAGGTCGGCAGCGACGAAACGCAGGTTCGCGTGCTGGATGAAGAGGTCACCACCGACCAGGCCACCTGGCACAACCGCTTCTGGATCGACGAGGAAGGGCAGATCCGCCAGTCCTTACAGTATCTCGGTGCCGGATTCTTCCCGGTCAAAACCACCCTGATCAAGGCGGCGAAATCATGA
- a CDS encoding capsule biosynthesis GfcC D2 domain-containing protein translates to MKTLIHAALIASFAAPLAWSAGTVKVYTPDSEKPKTLTHAERLLDLVGQPRLANSWWPGAVIAERQKTVEAEQQHKALLARLTGLAEQEDGDDAAAINSVRQQLQALKVTGRQNVNLDPDEVRVTENGNPTLEGDYTLWLPAKPTTVTVMGLIGSPGNKPFTPGRDVASYLDEQSLLSGADNSYAWVVYPDGHTQKAPVAYWNKRHIEPMPGSIIFVGFADHFWTKAYDGLNADILHSLIQRIPE, encoded by the coding sequence ATGAAAACGCTCATCCACGCTGCGCTTATCGCCAGTTTTGCCGCGCCGCTGGCATGGTCCGCGGGAACGGTAAAGGTCTACACGCCGGACAGTGAAAAACCTAAAACCTTAACCCACGCCGAACGTCTGCTCGATCTCGTCGGACAGCCAAGGCTTGCCAACAGCTGGTGGCCAGGCGCGGTCATCGCTGAACGGCAGAAGACCGTGGAAGCGGAACAGCAGCACAAGGCGCTTCTTGCCAGGCTAACGGGACTCGCGGAACAGGAAGACGGCGACGACGCGGCGGCCATTAACAGCGTCCGTCAGCAGCTGCAGGCGCTGAAGGTGACGGGCCGACAGAACGTCAATCTTGACCCGGATGAGGTGCGCGTCACGGAAAACGGCAACCCGACCCTGGAAGGGGACTATACGCTCTGGCTTCCGGCGAAGCCGACGACGGTGACCGTGATGGGGCTGATCGGCAGCCCGGGTAACAAGCCCTTTACTCCCGGCCGCGACGTGGCGAGCTACCTCGACGAGCAGAGTCTGCTGAGCGGTGCGGATAACAGCTACGCCTGGGTGGTTTACCCTGACGGCCACACGCAAAAAGCCCCCGTTGCTTACTGGAATAAACGCCATATCGAACCCATGCCGGGCAGCATTATTTTTGTCGGTTTTGCCGACCATTTCTGGACGAAGGCGTATGACGGGCTTAACGCCGATATCCTTCACTCCCTGATTCAGCGGATACCGGAATAA
- a CDS encoding YjbH domain-containing protein has protein sequence MKRTYLYSMLALCVSAACHAETYPAPIGPSQSDFGGVGLLQTPTARMAREGEISLNYRDNDQYRYYSASVQLFPWLETTLRYTDVRTKQYSSVEAFSGDQTYKDKAFDVKLRLWEESYWMPQVSVGAKDIGGTGLFDAEYIVASKAWGPFDFSLGLGWGYLGTSGNVKNPFCSYSDKYCYRDNSYQKAGSINGDQMFHGPASLFGGVEYQTPWQPLRLKLEYEGNDYSQDFAGKIEQKSKFNVGAIYRVTDWADVNLSYERGNTVMFGFTLRTNFNDMRPHYNDNARPAYQPEPQDAILQHSVVANQLTLLKYNAGLADPKIQVKGDTLYVTGEQVKYRDSREGIERANRIVMNDLPDGIRTIRVTENRLNLPQVTTETDVASLKRHLEGEPLGHETELVQKRVEPIVPETTEQGWYIDKSRFDFHIDPVLNQSVGGPENFYMYQLGVMATADLWLTDHLLTTGSLFGNIANNYDKFNYTNPPKDSTLPRVRTRVREYVQNDAYVNNLQANYFQYFGNGFYGQVYGGYLETMYGGAGAEVLYRPVDSNWAFGIDANYVKQRDWRSAQDMMKFTDYSVKTGHLTAYWTPSFAPDVLVKASVGQYLAGDKGGTLDISKHFDSGVVVGGYATITNVSPDEYGEGDFTKGVYVSIPLDLFSSGPTRSRAAIGWTPLTRDGGQQLGRKFQLYDMTSDKNINFR, from the coding sequence ATGAAAAGAACCTATCTCTACAGCATGCTGGCGCTCTGCGTGAGTGCCGCCTGCCATGCAGAAACGTATCCGGCACCCATTGGCCCGTCTCAGTCAGACTTCGGCGGCGTCGGTTTACTGCAAACGCCCACCGCGCGTATGGCGCGCGAAGGGGAAATTAGCCTTAACTACCGTGATAACGACCAGTATCGTTACTACTCGGCGTCGGTGCAGTTGTTCCCGTGGCTTGAAACCACGCTGCGCTATACCGACGTCCGTACGAAACAATACAGCAGCGTCGAGGCGTTCTCAGGCGATCAGACCTACAAAGATAAAGCCTTCGACGTCAAGCTGCGCCTGTGGGAAGAGAGCTACTGGATGCCGCAGGTCTCCGTGGGCGCCAAAGATATTGGCGGTACCGGCCTGTTTGATGCGGAATACATCGTGGCCAGCAAGGCCTGGGGGCCGTTCGACTTCTCGCTCGGTCTGGGATGGGGCTATCTCGGCACCAGCGGCAACGTGAAAAACCCGTTTTGCTCCTACAGCGATAAATACTGCTACCGCGATAACAGCTATCAGAAAGCGGGCTCCATCAACGGCGACCAGATGTTCCACGGCCCGGCCTCGCTGTTTGGCGGCGTGGAGTATCAGACGCCCTGGCAGCCACTGCGCCTGAAGCTGGAGTACGAGGGGAATGACTACTCGCAGGACTTCGCCGGGAAGATTGAGCAGAAGAGCAAGTTTAACGTCGGCGCCATTTATCGCGTCACCGATTGGGCCGACGTTAACCTCAGCTACGAGCGCGGCAATACGGTGATGTTTGGCTTTACGCTGCGCACCAACTTCAACGACATGCGGCCGCACTACAACGACAACGCGCGGCCTGCATACCAGCCGGAGCCGCAGGATGCGATTCTGCAGCACTCCGTGGTGGCAAACCAGCTGACGCTGCTGAAATACAACGCCGGCCTGGCGGATCCAAAAATTCAGGTGAAAGGCGATACGCTGTACGTCACCGGCGAGCAAGTGAAATACCGCGACTCGCGGGAAGGGATCGAGCGCGCCAACCGGATCGTCATGAACGATCTCCCGGACGGGATCCGTACGATCCGCGTGACGGAGAACCGTCTCAACCTGCCGCAGGTGACGACGGAAACGGACGTTGCCAGCCTGAAGCGCCATCTGGAAGGCGAACCGCTCGGACATGAAACCGAGCTGGTGCAAAAGCGCGTTGAGCCGATCGTGCCGGAGACCACCGAGCAGGGCTGGTATATCGACAAGTCGCGCTTCGATTTCCATATCGATCCGGTGTTGAACCAGTCCGTCGGCGGGCCGGAAAACTTCTACATGTATCAGCTGGGCGTCATGGCGACGGCGGATCTGTGGCTGACCGACCACCTGCTGACCACCGGCAGCCTGTTCGGCAACATCGCCAACAACTACGACAAGTTCAACTACACCAACCCGCCAAAAGACTCGACGCTGCCGCGCGTGCGTACCCGCGTGCGTGAGTACGTACAGAACGATGCTTACGTGAACAACCTGCAGGCCAACTACTTCCAGTACTTCGGCAACGGCTTCTACGGCCAGGTGTACGGCGGGTATCTGGAAACCATGTACGGCGGCGCGGGGGCAGAAGTGCTTTATCGTCCTGTCGACAGCAACTGGGCGTTCGGGATTGATGCCAACTACGTCAAACAGCGTGACTGGCGCAGCGCCCAGGACATGATGAAGTTCACCGACTACAGCGTTAAAACCGGTCACCTGACCGCCTACTGGACGCCGTCGTTCGCGCCTGACGTGCTGGTGAAAGCCAGCGTCGGCCAGTACCTGGCGGGCGATAAAGGCGGCACGCTGGATATCTCCAAACACTTCGACAGCGGCGTCGTGGTGGGCGGCTACGCCACCATTACCAACGTCTCGCCGGACGAATATGGGGAAGGGGACTTCACCAAAGGAGTTTACGTGTCGATTCCGCTGGATCTGTTCTCATCCGGTCCAACCCGTAGCCGCGCGGCCATCGGCTGGACGCCGCTGACGCGTGACGGCGGTCAGCAGCTTGGACGTAAGTTCCAGCTGTACGACATGACCAGCGATAAGAACATTAACTTCCGCTGA
- the psiE gene encoding phosphate-starvation-inducible protein PsiE, giving the protein MTSLTRPRVEFISTVLQTVLNLGLLSLGLILVVFLGKETVHLADVLFAPEQTSKYALVEGLVVYFLYFEFIALIVKYFQSGFHFPLRYFVYIGITAIVRLIIVDHKSPLDVLIYSAAILLLVITLWLCNSKRLKRE; this is encoded by the coding sequence ATGACATCCCTGACTCGCCCGCGCGTTGAGTTTATCTCAACTGTCCTCCAGACCGTGCTGAACCTCGGTCTGCTGAGCCTTGGCCTGATCCTGGTCGTCTTTTTGGGTAAGGAGACGGTGCATCTGGCGGATGTGCTGTTCGCCCCTGAACAAACCAGCAAATATGCGCTGGTGGAAGGCCTGGTGGTCTACTTTCTCTACTTTGAATTTATCGCCCTGATTGTGAAGTATTTTCAGTCCGGCTTTCACTTCCCGCTGCGTTATTTTGTCTACATTGGGATCACCGCGATTGTGCGGCTGATCATCGTCGATCATAAATCCCCGCTCGATGTGCTGATCTACTCGGCGGCGATCCTGCTGCTGGTGATCACCCTCTGGCTGTGTAACTCGAAGCGGCTGAAACGCGAATAA